In Treponema vincentii, a single window of DNA contains:
- a CDS encoding ankyrin repeat domain-containing protein: MITIGNIGRFESIPQILNDVLNENISALEEHLLNGWKLNKAIRVGKYTELSPLDFALIMEKFQSIKWLTEKGANLNVKEHPSFLLAVRYCNEEVIRFLVSHDAKIDVVNNVDSEAFLEAYYGKRFDNFSIIQELGHTAAKYGGQLLRHAVSDRNYKTLEFLIEHGADINYNKSDMVYSNQPTPLCVAARYVDLEMCTFLVKHGADVTIAEKNGMRPYSIALEKGDEEMPEYFKSLEPSEFHQTQNKLDELKPYKLPKRIIEFLTGENLHFDLADSDFGYIEFFKLIDTIPFKFGRQKLLRLSRSLGDYSHIYIVWNPKTKKIASYDMEHEELIDLATFDDFIEDMTKYMNRIFE, encoded by the coding sequence ATGATAACAATCGGAAACATCGGAAGATTTGAATCTATACCGCAAATTTTAAACGATGTACTAAATGAAAATATTTCTGCATTGGAAGAACATCTATTAAACGGGTGGAAGCTTAATAAAGCAATCAGAGTCGGCAAATACACCGAACTCTCTCCTTTGGATTTTGCATTGATAATGGAAAAATTTCAATCTATAAAATGGCTGACGGAAAAAGGAGCAAACCTTAATGTAAAGGAGCATCCAAGTTTTCTTCTCGCAGTGAGATATTGTAATGAAGAGGTAATAAGGTTTCTTGTTTCCCATGATGCAAAGATAGATGTAGTAAACAATGTAGATTCGGAAGCTTTTTTAGAAGCGTACTATGGTAAACGCTTTGACAATTTTTCGATTATACAAGAACTTGGGCATACCGCAGCTAAATACGGCGGACAGCTCTTGCGTCACGCGGTTTCTGACCGTAATTATAAAACTCTGGAATTTCTAATTGAACACGGAGCAGATATTAATTACAATAAGTCCGATATGGTATATTCCAATCAACCGACTCCATTGTGTGTAGCTGCAAGATATGTTGATTTGGAAATGTGTACATTTTTAGTAAAGCATGGAGCGGACGTTACGATTGCCGAAAAAAACGGAATGCGTCCATATAGCATAGCCTTGGAAAAAGGCGATGAGGAAATGCCAGAATATTTTAAATCATTAGAGCCTTCCGAGTTTCATCAAACACAAAATAAATTAGATGAATTAAAACCGTATAAATTGCCAAAGAGAATAATTGAATTTTTAACCGGTGAAAACCTACACTTTGATTTAGCGGATTCCGACTTTGGATATATTGAGTTCTTTAAACTGATTGATACTATTCCATTTAAATTCGGCCGACAAAAATTATTAAGACTTTCCCGCTCTCTCGGAGATTACAGTCACATTTATATTGTGTGGAACCCGAAAACAAAAAAGATTGCAAGCTATGATATGGAACATGAGGAGCTCATCGATTTGGCAACCTTTGATGATTTTATAGAAGATATGACAAAGTATATGAACCGGATTTTTGAATAA
- a CDS encoding HEAT repeat domain-containing protein, translating into MINTIQEYLHLAANDNIQDNNKTRTEELSPAVIGEILHHYPEKKAWLVHNKHIPAEVLRLLCTDENADVRFTVAMKNQNDRYIFETLMNDPDFSIRLAIIRNKKLPIDLLKKMTHDTNKTIAQEAMRILRLRDTESS; encoded by the coding sequence ATGATCAATACCATACAAGAATACCTGCACTTAGCCGCAAACGATAACATTCAAGACAACAACAAAACCAGAACCGAAGAGCTGTCCCCCGCTGTCATCGGCGAAATATTGCACCATTACCCCGAAAAAAAAGCGTGGCTCGTTCACAACAAACATATTCCCGCCGAAGTCTTGCGTCTTTTATGTACAGACGAAAATGCGGACGTTCGCTTCACCGTTGCGATGAAAAACCAAAACGACCGGTATATTTTTGAAACACTGATGAACGACCCCGACTTTTCGATCCGCCTTGCAATCATCAGAAACAAAAAATTGCCCATCGATTTGTTGAAAAAAATGACGCATGACACAAATAAAACGATAGCCCAAGAAGCAATGAGAATCCTACGGCTAAGAGATACGGAGAGCTCTTAA
- a CDS encoding TetR/AcrR family transcriptional regulator, whose protein sequence is MAKEYNAKATIEAILSVSAKLFLQKGFDKTSMMDIATAAGISKGAIYHHFKSKDEIIKSVMEKQEQSVKGTIENFMEETRFLSGKEQLQLILEKNIENQEAHYLDDAMSVRMKSAEFVLSYMQSCVNKDSNFVSKIIKKGIQDGSIVTDFPDECAEVFMLLLNVWCDPAVFDCDGEKLSSRLGFLQYMMKSIGIDVLFSDELIEKSLELLQKLYPKEDKTDESSFHYRNK, encoded by the coding sequence ATGGCGAAAGAATATAATGCAAAGGCTACCATTGAGGCTATTTTATCCGTATCAGCGAAGCTGTTTTTACAAAAGGGATTCGATAAGACCAGCATGATGGATATTGCAACAGCTGCCGGAATATCCAAGGGGGCTATTTATCATCATTTTAAATCGAAGGATGAAATTATCAAATCTGTTATGGAGAAGCAGGAGCAAAGTGTAAAGGGTACAATAGAAAACTTTATGGAAGAGACCCGGTTTTTGAGTGGAAAAGAACAGTTGCAACTTATTTTGGAGAAAAATATCGAGAATCAGGAAGCACATTATTTAGATGATGCAATGAGTGTACGCATGAAAAGTGCAGAGTTTGTCCTATCCTACATGCAATCTTGTGTCAATAAGGATTCTAACTTTGTTTCAAAAATTATTAAGAAAGGAATACAAGATGGCTCTATCGTTACAGATTTTCCGGATGAATGTGCGGAAGTTTTTATGCTATTGCTCAATGTGTGGTGTGATCCGGCTGTTTTTGATTGTGATGGTGAGAAGTTATCCTCGAGACTCGGATTTTTACAATATATGATGAAGTCGATAGGCATCGATGTATTATTCAGTGATGAACTTATTGAAAAATCGTTGGAGCTATTGCAAAAATTATATCCAAAGGAGGATAAGACCGATGAATCATCATTTCATTATAGAAACAAATAA
- a CDS encoding ATP-binding cassette domain-containing protein, which produces MNHHFIIETNNLTKTFGGKEVIKGCNMHVEKGTIYGFLGANGAGKTTVFKLLSGLLTPTMGKLQMFGIDNLSTPSDMLSQIGTLIETPIFYEHLSAAENLRMHLAYMGKEGGNVEDVLSKVGLKDIGVQPVSTFSLGMRQRLAIARAIIHKPQLLILDEPINGLDPMGIKEMRDLFLYLAKTEGMTLLISSHILTEIEHIADTIGVIVNGTIVREVSMDKVKVEYPSGLEEYFMDIMIGRKENENAD; this is translated from the coding sequence ATGAATCATCATTTCATTATAGAAACAAATAACCTTACAAAAACTTTTGGCGGTAAGGAAGTAATTAAAGGTTGTAATATGCATGTAGAAAAAGGTACGATTTATGGTTTTTTAGGTGCGAACGGAGCGGGGAAAACAACGGTATTCAAACTTCTCTCAGGACTTCTTACACCGACTATGGGAAAATTACAAATGTTTGGAATAGATAATCTTTCAACACCGAGTGATATGTTATCACAGATTGGTACTTTGATAGAAACTCCCATTTTTTATGAACATTTGTCGGCAGCAGAAAATTTGCGTATGCATCTTGCCTACATGGGCAAGGAAGGTGGGAATGTAGAGGATGTCTTGTCAAAAGTCGGATTAAAGGATATTGGTGTTCAGCCGGTATCTACTTTTTCCTTGGGAATGCGTCAGCGTTTAGCGATTGCAAGAGCAATTATCCATAAACCACAACTATTGATTCTGGATGAGCCGATTAACGGACTGGATCCTATGGGAATTAAGGAAATGAGGGACTTATTTTTGTACCTTGCAAAAACAGAGGGTATGACATTACTGATTTCCAGTCATATTTTGACAGAAATAGAGCATATTGCGGATACAATAGGGGTCATTGTCAACGGAACGATAGTGAGAGAGGTCTCGATGGATAAGGTGAAGGTAGAGTATCCATCAGGTCTGGAAGAGTATTTTATGGATATTATGATAGGGAGAAAAGAAAATGAAAACGCTGATTAG
- a CDS encoding ABC transporter permease: MKTLIRLELKKNNINTYILADIIIAITMIGFLFLFAYAPLIEPNDKDMAIFAGYDNLISLFCVFNMAVFCVMSAVMYCRFVIEDYSGKRPILLFSYPVSRKKVVLSKLLIVCGFTIISMVICNFIVFLIFGITENFIHLVGNNFTVSIILNIVENTILMSAIAATIGVIAVGIGFIKKSVPTTIISAVLLASLMCNIVVNANPNRAAMYVLAAAMVMIGILCSIFLMKKINKMEIL; encoded by the coding sequence ATGAAAACGCTGATTAGATTGGAATTAAAAAAGAATAACATCAACACTTATATCTTAGCGGATATTATCATAGCGATTACGATGATTGGTTTCCTTTTCCTTTTTGCATATGCCCCTTTGATAGAGCCGAATGATAAAGACATGGCAATTTTTGCAGGATATGATAATCTTATTTCTCTATTTTGTGTTTTTAACATGGCAGTATTTTGTGTGATGTCTGCAGTGATGTATTGCAGGTTTGTTATTGAAGATTATTCGGGTAAGCGACCTATTTTACTTTTTTCCTATCCGGTCAGTCGAAAAAAGGTTGTGTTATCCAAACTTTTGATTGTGTGTGGATTTACGATTATATCAATGGTTATCTGTAACTTTATTGTTTTTTTGATATTCGGTATCACTGAAAATTTCATTCATCTTGTAGGAAACAACTTTACAGTTTCTATTATCTTGAACATTGTTGAAAATACCATATTGATGTCAGCGATAGCTGCAACTATCGGAGTGATAGCAGTAGGAATCGGATTTATCAAAAAATCAGTGCCGACAACTATTATTTCTGCAGTTCTCCTTGCTTCGTTAATGTGTAATATTGTGGTAAATGCAAACCCTAATCGAGCAGCGATGTATGTGTTAGCAGCGGCAATGGTAATGATTGGTATCTTGTGTTCGATATTTTTGATGAAAAAAATAAATAAGATGGAGATTTTATAA
- a CDS encoding LPXTG cell wall anchor domain-containing protein, giving the protein MEQKIEGTVDNFLDRMASELYLGSVWFGLLLILVGAVLLFKKRNSNNNKFVCYACMVIGFLAIVSGLMQM; this is encoded by the coding sequence ATGGAACAAAAAATAGAAGGAACAGTGGACAATTTTCTTGATAGAATGGCATCAGAATTATATTTGGGAAGTGTATGGTTTGGATTGTTGCTAATCCTTGTTGGAGCAGTGTTGTTATTCAAAAAAAGAAATTCAAACAATAACAAATTTGTTTGTTATGCTTGTATGGTAATAGGATTTCTCGCTATTGTAAGTGGACTGATGCAGATGTAA
- a CDS encoding GNAT family N-acetyltransferase, with protein MLHLEKVNGKNIWDILKLQVSKTQKSFVAANDISIIEAYIAITANGYAFPFGIYTNEIPVGFLMIGFDVHDYWIHAPEIAKGNYNLWRLMIDKAYQNNGFGKEAVKLALDFVKTFPCGKAEYCWLSYELENQVARKLYSSFGFVETGDTDGEELIAVLKL; from the coding sequence ATGCTTCATTTGGAAAAAGTAAACGGGAAAAACATTTGGGATATTCTGAAACTGCAGGTATCGAAAACACAGAAAAGCTTTGTTGCTGCCAATGATATAAGCATCATTGAAGCCTACATTGCAATCACCGCAAATGGTTATGCATTTCCATTCGGGATATATACCAATGAAATACCGGTCGGATTTTTGATGATCGGTTTTGATGTTCATGACTATTGGATTCATGCACCTGAAATAGCAAAAGGAAATTATAATCTTTGGCGTCTGATGATTGATAAAGCGTATCAAAACAATGGATTTGGAAAAGAAGCAGTTAAATTGGCTCTTGATTTTGTTAAGACTTTTCCTTGCGGAAAAGCTGAATATTGTTGGTTGTCTTATGAACTTGAAAATCAAGTTGCGCGTAAACTATATAGCTCATTCGGTTTTGTTGAAACAGGAGATACGGATGGGGAAGAACTTATCGCAGTGTTAAAGCTATAA
- a CDS encoding DUF6892 domain-containing protein — translation MSIIKNLESNKQDKQSAMPQQKLHINLTKNGLYINDEFIENLSIDILAEKFGEYRKVLRKPTDGTVSKDDLEEIYIWDNMGVKSFVSKGCISELDIRICEDREWEKKVKFSFFDVNPTQVFPGIFTINGKTILEAIPQKTLRDAYIFLEMKVGNWKINCSLSSKLNSVLNAISFQERLRKSKTDEIADLVCAEPEPIRDISFWYKPPRVSSGKWALPKTEGEVLTFTNLNFKLAIIQELMYKQELLKPKFDVYDFCNDYAKKEIDPDDYYDKMIPEVKSWFQQLEIPAELAPKVTQLFLDGGNEINMQLIPQWDGENDLFDIKSISDEELAQFPNLKLIDGTVIYISEKAKKKLIKKGINIAE, via the coding sequence ATGAGTATTATAAAAAACTTGGAATCAAATAAACAGGATAAACAGTCGGCTATGCCGCAACAGAAACTTCATATCAATTTAACTAAAAACGGTTTGTATATTAATGATGAGTTTATTGAAAACCTATCAATAGATATTCTTGCGGAGAAATTCGGTGAATATAGAAAAGTATTGCGTAAGCCGACTGATGGAACAGTAAGTAAAGATGATTTAGAGGAAATATATATCTGGGATAATATGGGAGTAAAAAGTTTTGTTTCCAAAGGATGTATCAGCGAACTAGACATAAGAATATGTGAAGATAGGGAATGGGAGAAAAAAGTAAAATTTTCGTTTTTCGATGTAAATCCAACGCAGGTGTTTCCCGGCATTTTTACGATAAACGGTAAAACTATTTTGGAAGCTATACCTCAAAAAACATTGAGAGATGCTTATATATTTTTAGAAATGAAAGTGGGAAACTGGAAAATAAATTGTTCATTGTCGAGTAAATTAAACTCGGTTCTGAATGCAATATCTTTTCAGGAACGTTTACGAAAATCAAAAACCGATGAGATAGCCGATTTGGTATGTGCCGAACCTGAACCTATACGGGATATAAGTTTTTGGTATAAACCGCCGAGGGTGTCGAGCGGTAAATGGGCGCTGCCAAAGACGGAAGGTGAAGTGTTGACATTTACAAACCTCAATTTTAAACTTGCTATTATCCAAGAGCTGATGTACAAACAAGAACTGCTTAAACCGAAATTTGATGTATATGATTTTTGCAATGATTATGCAAAAAAAGAAATAGATCCCGATGATTACTACGATAAAATGATACCTGAAGTAAAAAGCTGGTTTCAGCAATTGGAAATTCCTGCTGAATTGGCCCCAAAGGTAACACAGCTGTTTCTTGATGGCGGAAATGAAATTAATATGCAGCTTATTCCGCAATGGGACGGCGAGAATGATCTATTTGATATTAAGTCTATTTCTGATGAGGAATTGGCACAGTTTCCAAACTTAAAACTTATTGACGGCACCGTTATTTATATTTCCGAAAAAGCAAAGAAAAAACTTATCAAGAAAGGAATTAATATTGCAGAATAA
- a CDS encoding DUF2262 domain-containing protein gives MELIEYMRLRNKMTQKEWEDSFEKKKREIIVLRHEGGGGSLRNGFWDWAAYFLAYVDCETGELHKEEGRIVYPVTDKENLPYQFEDETIYKLKVRAKLPEEVPNGVLPTKKHFLVVEVLEKNAACKELEKILAEYRKPIILQDDILGELIYDKPLKSFQGSIIWQDRKINIILDVDKDNKGEITKAKKALKTMLSEQAKWDADLRSFAAKKLTKLACEWAESDEEAAEITEESFAKRISLSSIWMTSGGSFSAYFDDDDLFFGHCITVCGSLKKGIVSADIEG, from the coding sequence ATGGAATTAATTGAATACATGCGGCTAAGAAATAAAATGACACAAAAAGAATGGGAAGACTCTTTTGAGAAAAAGAAACGAGAGATTATTGTTCTAAGGCACGAAGGCGGCGGCGGAAGTTTGAGAAACGGTTTTTGGGACTGGGCTGCTTATTTCTTAGCTTATGTGGACTGTGAAACAGGTGAGCTGCATAAAGAAGAAGGGCGTATAGTATATCCTGTCACAGACAAAGAAAATTTACCATATCAATTTGAAGACGAAACCATTTACAAATTAAAGGTGCGTGCAAAGCTTCCTGAGGAAGTTCCAAACGGTGTACTACCGACAAAAAAACATTTTTTAGTTGTGGAAGTTCTTGAAAAAAATGCGGCTTGTAAGGAATTGGAAAAAATACTTGCAGAGTATAGAAAACCTATAATTTTACAAGATGATATATTAGGTGAACTGATTTATGATAAGCCTCTTAAAAGTTTTCAAGGAAGTATTATTTGGCAGGATAGAAAAATAAATATTATATTAGATGTAGATAAGGATAATAAGGGTGAAATAACAAAGGCGAAAAAAGCCTTGAAAACAATGCTTTCAGAGCAGGCAAAATGGGATGCAGATCTGCGTAGTTTTGCTGCAAAAAAGCTTACTAAACTCGCCTGCGAATGGGCAGAATCTGATGAAGAAGCTGCTGAAATTACAGAAGAAAGTTTTGCAAAAAGAATTAGCCTCAGTTCAATTTGGATGACATCGGGAGGTTCATTTTCTGCTTATTTTGATGATGATGATCTTTTCTTCGGGCATTGTATAACAGTATGCGGAAGCTTAAAGAAGGGGATTGTGTCAGCTGATATTGAGGGATAA
- a CDS encoding class I SAM-dependent methyltransferase encodes MEKQVLINQWLHEQEIAHIKGWDFSHIRGRYKEEDDLPWDFENIIKSHLNDTDYLLDMETGGGEFLLSFMVNAKHTAAIEGYEPNIKICEGRLLSLGIDFKACDGGDILPFEDNYFDIITNRHGKYNIKEIKRTLKSGGVFLTQQVGAENDRELVELLIGDVEIPFPEAYLNIARQEFADNGFDIVEEDEVYRPIEFYDVGALVWFARIIDWEFPGFEVEKYQNNLFKAQEILDKEGVIKGKIHRYYFAAKKK; translated from the coding sequence ATGGAAAAACAAGTGCTTATAAATCAATGGTTGCATGAGCAGGAAATAGCTCATATTAAAGGCTGGGATTTCTCACATATTAGAGGAAGATATAAAGAAGAGGATGATCTCCCATGGGATTTTGAAAATATTATAAAATCCCATTTGAATGATACAGATTATTTATTGGACATGGAAACCGGAGGCGGCGAATTTCTTTTGTCTTTTATGGTAAACGCTAAACATACTGCTGCGATTGAAGGATATGAACCAAACATCAAAATATGTGAGGGCAGACTTCTTTCTTTAGGAATAGATTTTAAAGCATGTGACGGAGGCGATATTCTTCCTTTTGAAGATAATTACTTTGACATTATTACTAACAGACATGGTAAATATAATATAAAAGAGATTAAAAGAACTCTTAAAAGCGGAGGAGTATTTCTTACGCAGCAAGTCGGTGCAGAAAATGACAGGGAACTTGTAGAGCTTTTGATAGGTGATGTTGAAATTCCGTTCCCAGAAGCTTATTTAAATATTGCAAGACAGGAATTTGCTGATAACGGATTTGACATTGTGGAAGAAGATGAAGTCTACAGACCGATAGAATTTTATGATGTAGGTGCACTGGTTTGGTTTGCCAGAATTATTGATTGGGAATTTCCCGGATTTGAAGTGGAGAAATATCAAAACAACCTTTTTAAAGCACAGGAAATTCTTGATAAAGAAGGTGTAATTAAGGGGAAAATTCATAGATATTATTTTGCGGCTAAAAAGAAATAA
- a CDS encoding ankyrin repeat domain-containing protein, whose product MAKKRITLPKNFDELITAGDVEALKAVYDKCELTAHDGRYSLNTALHYGGVPDELVIWLVEQSLDVNTLDYYGRTPLYKHATLGRDTVKLLYELGGDIQKPDTYGSTPLHTAAGFFRPKIVSFLIEKGADINAKDDMGRTPLAEALATCRNINIVQAAEIAEMLIKAGAEVVPEMAERVEIIGKDFEFHRENFNKDYLAETEAGLEKLYTLFNVKPAPKRKIHDGVSPIIVKTGSWREQYDELWEMLIPSSGAAKTVQGEVIRITGRVQDELYRNGGVNWDKDYRNMLNTLPNHFASGTSLSEEELKETKELISSIRANGSDEDAITERLCELSVLWVLSNPTPIPLGKTNYNR is encoded by the coding sequence ATGGCAAAGAAAAGAATTACCTTACCTAAAAATTTTGATGAACTGATTACAGCAGGAGATGTTGAAGCACTTAAAGCCGTCTATGATAAATGTGAGCTTACCGCTCATGACGGCAGATACAGCTTAAATACGGCGCTTCATTATGGCGGTGTTCCTGATGAACTTGTGATCTGGCTCGTAGAACAGAGCTTAGATGTAAATACACTCGATTATTATGGGCGTACACCATTATATAAACATGCCACTTTGGGCAGAGATACCGTAAAACTGCTGTATGAATTAGGAGGAGATATACAAAAACCTGATACATATGGGAGTACACCTCTGCATACGGCAGCAGGTTTTTTCCGGCCTAAGATAGTAAGTTTTTTGATTGAAAAAGGTGCAGACATTAATGCAAAAGATGATATGGGACGAACTCCTTTAGCCGAAGCCCTTGCTACTTGTAGGAATATTAATATTGTCCAGGCGGCAGAAATTGCAGAAATGTTAATAAAGGCGGGCGCTGAGGTAGTACCTGAAATGGCGGAAAGAGTCGAAATAATCGGTAAGGATTTTGAATTTCACAGAGAAAACTTTAATAAAGATTATCTGGCTGAAACAGAAGCGGGACTTGAGAAACTCTATACACTATTTAATGTAAAGCCTGCTCCAAAACGTAAAATACATGACGGCGTTTCTCCTATTATTGTAAAGACGGGGTCTTGGAGGGAACAATACGATGAACTTTGGGAGATGCTGATTCCTTCAAGCGGAGCTGCAAAAACAGTACAGGGAGAAGTCATCCGTATAACAGGCAGGGTGCAGGATGAGCTATATAGAAACGGCGGAGTAAACTGGGATAAAGATTATAGAAATATGCTTAATACCCTGCCAAATCATTTTGCTTCAGGCACGTCGCTTTCTGAGGAAGAACTGAAAGAGACCAAAGAGCTTATTTCAAGCATACGTGCAAACGGTAGTGATGAAGATGCTATAACAGAGCGTTTGTGTGAACTTTCAGTTCTCTGGGTGCTTTCAAATCCGACACCTATTCCTTTAGGAAAAACAAATTATAACAGATGA
- a CDS encoding YwqG family protein — protein sequence MIMKQIPDFMKEYETALQKYRQRSVEILATALNDGETTDIKSSKFLGTPYLPVGTDYPKDKDGKPLVLWAQLNFSEIPHLDDYPENGIVQFFVSADKWCDCEEIKVLFHEHTDSPPQTDFPFLTEDLYEECPIWCEHRLQFKETEEYGGTEDFRCSCMFNGKSPWELYDTLVPAQKEVFDDLFYGTGHKIGGYSYFTQTDPRDYGQEHKNDVSLLQIDSDDKIMFGDTGTAHFFINKDDLKNRNFNKVWMYWDCC from the coding sequence ATGATCATGAAACAAATTCCCGATTTTATGAAAGAATACGAAACCGCTTTACAAAAATACAGGCAGCGTTCTGTCGAAATTCTTGCGACAGCCCTAAACGACGGTGAAACAACGGATATAAAAAGTTCCAAGTTTTTGGGAACCCCTTATTTGCCTGTCGGTACGGACTATCCGAAAGACAAGGATGGCAAGCCGCTTGTTTTATGGGCGCAATTAAATTTTTCGGAAATTCCTCATTTGGACGATTATCCCGAAAATGGTATTGTGCAGTTTTTCGTTTCGGCAGATAAGTGGTGCGATTGCGAAGAAATAAAAGTACTTTTCCACGAGCATACGGACTCGCCGCCTCAAACTGATTTTCCGTTCTTAACCGAAGATTTGTACGAAGAGTGTCCGATATGGTGCGAGCACCGTTTGCAGTTTAAAGAAACGGAAGAGTACGGCGGTACCGAAGATTTTCGGTGTAGCTGTATGTTCAACGGAAAAAGCCCGTGGGAGCTTTATGATACGCTTGTGCCTGCACAAAAAGAAGTATTTGATGATTTATTTTACGGCACGGGGCACAAGATAGGAGGTTATTCATATTTTACACAAACCGATCCGCGCGATTACGGGCAAGAACATAAGAATGATGTTTCGCTTTTGCAAATCGATAGCGATGATAAGATTATGTTCGGCGATACCGGCACAGCTCATTTTTTTATCAACAAAGACGATTTAAAAAACAGAAACTTCAATAAGGTGTGGATGTATTGGGATTGCTGTTAA
- a CDS encoding HEAT repeat domain-containing protein gives MPNSTEKILQELEAERLRRQNLTKEDLQKKYADLQRTGFPLSECIGFIADLGGSNQLAYHYELICKDWERDDSLHLDNSFDKHDLAGIDFLFAAINKASTEKIRVFTAYLIAEILVRSKHRDFYTAACNCLVPILVSYLNTKDCVLRRKVLIAVGWVGTAQEIGIFNDRMLHDEDSLCRAWSASGLWQLSCNRLHSQTILPDVKDVFRQAIAAEKDLFACGVMIESAQSLFGKKWISSIAVENEDAVKIEKARKSAVRFLSKD, from the coding sequence ATGCCGAATTCAACGGAAAAGATTTTACAAGAACTTGAAGCGGAACGGTTACGCCGTCAAAATCTTACAAAAGAAGATTTACAAAAAAAGTATGCCGACTTACAAAGAACCGGTTTTCCTCTTAGCGAATGTATCGGTTTTATAGCCGATTTAGGCGGCAGTAATCAGCTCGCTTATCATTACGAATTGATTTGCAAAGACTGGGAGCGAGATGATTCGTTGCATTTGGATAACAGTTTCGATAAACACGATTTAGCGGGAATTGATTTTCTTTTTGCGGCTATAAACAAAGCTTCAACCGAAAAAATACGGGTCTTCACCGCCTATCTCATTGCCGAAATTCTTGTAAGGTCGAAACATCGCGATTTTTATACGGCTGCATGCAATTGTCTTGTACCGATACTTGTTTCGTATTTAAATACGAAGGACTGTGTTCTGAGGCGAAAAGTGCTGATAGCTGTCGGGTGGGTTGGGACAGCGCAAGAGATTGGTATTTTTAATGACAGAATGCTTCACGACGAGGATAGTCTTTGCCGTGCATGGTCAGCTTCGGGGCTATGGCAATTATCATGTAATAGACTGCATAGTCAAACAATACTCCCGGATGTAAAAGATGTTTTTAGACAGGCAATCGCTGCGGAAAAAGACCTTTTTGCATGCGGCGTAATGATAGAGTCGGCACAGAGTTTATTCGGCAAAAAATGGATATCGTCTATCGCTGTTGAAAATGAAGATGCAGTAAAAATAGAAAAGGCTCGCAAATCGGCTGTCAGATTTCTAAGTAAGGATTAA
- a CDS encoding Imm12 family immunity protein, with the protein MEVILSTVIGGEITVEVDGGKIVHSLIIKMRNSLKEHFKKIFFEGLDRIKINVYISGDVSSYCDKTGITATRYFRAKTEYTTEFCIDKNYWSLEPVLPVDRKFILFMENSLIQLGGIIEKKLKAAGYNFDGELFKEIVLKSLRGIS; encoded by the coding sequence ATAGAAGTTATTTTGAGTACGGTAATCGGCGGTGAAATTACGGTTGAGGTTGATGGTGGGAAAATTGTTCATTCATTGATAATAAAAATGAGAAACTCCTTGAAAGAGCATTTTAAAAAAATATTTTTTGAAGGGCTAGATAGAATAAAAATCAACGTATATATCAGCGGAGATGTTTCTTCTTATTGCGATAAAACGGGTATTACTGCAACCCGATATTTCCGTGCAAAGACAGAATATACGACAGAGTTTTGTATCGATAAAAACTATTGGTCGTTAGAACCTGTTCTTCCAGTGGATAGAAAGTTTATTCTATTCATGGAAAACTCGTTGATACAGTTAGGCGGAATTATTGAAAAAAAGCTTAAAGCAGCCGGATATAATTTTGATGGCGAGCTGTTTAAAGAAATTGTTCTTAAAAGTTTAAGAGGGATTAGTTAA